The following proteins come from a genomic window of Xiphophorus couchianus chromosome 19, X_couchianus-1.0, whole genome shotgun sequence:
- the LOC114133765 gene encoding uncharacterized protein YBL113C-like, with protein sequence MLFGFFAAVLLTFHLSSQMVWAETTTSAPTTTSAPTTTSAPTTTSAPTTTSASTTTSAPTTTSAPTTTSAPTTTSASTTTSALTTTSASTTTSAPTTTLAPTTTSAPTTTSAPTTTSAPTTTSAPTTTSASTTTSAPTTTSAPTTTSASTTTSAPTTTSASTTTSASTTTSAPTTTLAPTTTSAPTTTSASTTTSALTTTLAPTTTSTTTTTSAPTTTSAPTTTSASTTTSALTTTLAPTTTSTTTTTSAPTTTSASTTTSAPTTTSTTTTTSASTTPTSTNAKTSNDTASSASTFKFPPVLLPLAFTASQFYA encoded by the exons ATGTTGTTCGGTTTCTTTGCAGCTGTTCTGCTCACTTTTCATCTGTCATCACAG ATGGTTTGGGCAGA AACAACCACCTCTGCTCCAACAACCACCTCTGCTCCAACAACCACCTCTGCTCCAACAACCACCTCTGCTCCAACAACCACCTCTGCTTCAACAACCACCTCTGCTCCAACAACCACCTCTGCTCCAACAACCACCTCTGCTCCAACAACTACCTCTGCTTCAACAACTACCTCTGCTCTAACAACCACCTCTGCTTCAACAACCACCTCTGCTCCAACAACCACCCTGGCTCCAACAACCACCTCTGCTCCAACAACTACCTCTGCTCCAACAACCACCTCTGCTCCAACAACTACCTCTGCTCCAACAACCACCTCTGCTTCAACAACCACCTCTGCTCCAACAACCACCTCTGCTCCAACAACCACCTCTGCTTCAACAACCACCTCTGCTCCAACAACTACCTCTGCTTCAACAACCACCTCTGCTTCAACAACCACCTCTGCTCCAACAACCACCCTGGCTCCAACAACCACCTCTGCTCCAACAACTACCTCTGCTTCAACAACTACCTCTGCTCTAACAACCACTTTGGCTCCAACAACTACCTCTACTACAACAACCACCTCTGCTCCAACAACTACCTCTGCTCCAACAACTACCTCTGCTTCAACAACTACCTCTGCTCTAACAACCACTTTGGCTCCAACAACTACCTCTACTACAACAACCACCTCTGCTCCAACAACTACCTCTGCTTCAACAACCACCTCTGCTCCAACAACTACCTCTACTACAACAACCACCTCTGCTTCAACAACCCCCACTTCAACCAATGCCAAGACTTCGAATGACACTGCATCTTCAGCCTCAACCTTCAAATTTCCACCAGTGCTGCTTCCTCTGGCTTTTACAGCTTCCCAATTTTATGCCTGA